In Anser cygnoides isolate HZ-2024a breed goose chromosome 30, Taihu_goose_T2T_genome, whole genome shotgun sequence, the genomic stretch accgcacagtaccataacaatcttaaaccagggctcggaaaggataaacagcgttacagggagcacatacagaaagtaacgcgccataaaactcaatttggaaaacaggcacagcagactggagattaaggcaatcaacatcgtgactagcaactattaagcaggtccaatacttataccaattttagtttaacacactctggtcagatttgtcgatatctcaacccttcgagccccacgttgggcgccaaaaaggactgttgtggtttaacccggctggcagctaaacaccacacagccgttcgctcaccctcccccctccctctctgggatgggggagagaaacgggaaagtgaagccggtgagttgagataaagacagtttattaagacaggaatataataataacaataataataataatagtgataatgattatagtattaataataataatgtgtaagaaaacaagtgatgcacaatgcaattgctcaccacccgctgaccgatgcccagcctatccccgagcagccagccccccaccccggccagccacccctatatatattgtttagcatgacgtcagatggtatggaatacccctgtggccagtttgggtcagctgtcctgggtctgtcccctcccagctcctgctgcacccccagcctgctcgctggcaggacagagcgagaagccgaaaagtccttggcctggtgtaaacactgctctgtaacaattaaaacatcagcatgttatcagcgctcttctcatcctaatccaaaacatagcaccctaccagctactataaggaaaattaactctgtcttaactggaaccaggacagcatCTAATAagtatctctccaatttggagaccaggatgtcatgtgggatcGTGTCAAAGGTCTTAGAGAaatccaagtagatgacatcggtcggtcttcccttgtcgtCTGATGTGGTCgctccattgtagaaagccaccagattggtccaGCACAActtaccctttggtgaagccatgctggctgtcttggatcacgtctttctctttcatgtgcctgacattgattccaggaggatcttttccatggtcttgccaggcacagaggcgAGGCTCACTGTTCTGTAGTTCcttgggtcctcctttctaccctttttagaaatgggagtgatgttttcattttccggtcaccagggacttcacccgactgccaggactcttcaaatatgatggagagaggcttggcaactacatcagccagttccctcaggacctggggtgcatgtcatcaggccccatagacttgtacttgtttagtttcatcaggtgttcccaaacctgctcttcactcaCAGTGGGTGGGATtttgccccccagcctccatctctgggttcagggaaatgagagatttgggaagcctgactggcagtgaagagtGAGGCAAAGacgttgctgagtccctcagccttctccatggatgtcattaccagttcagccttctcatccatcagagggggtacactatccctggcctttcttttctgagccatgTATCTATAGAATCTCTTTCTGTTACTCATTGCTTCACTTGATAAGCTCAATTCCacctgtgccttggctttcacagaatcacagaatcacagaatcatctaggttggaagagacctccaatatcacctagtccaacctctgacctaacactaacaagtcctccactaaaccatatcactaagctcaacatctaaatctctcttaaagacctccagggatggtgactcaaccacttccctgggcagcccattccaatgcctaacaaccctttcggtaaagaagtacttcctaacatccaacctaaacctcccctggcgcaactttagcccattccccctcgtcctgtcaccaggcacgtgggagaatagaccaacccccacctctctacagcctcctttaagttacctatagagagcgatgaggttgtccctgagcctcttcttctccaggctgaacaatcccagctccctcagctgctcctcataagacttgttctccagactcctcaccagcttctttgcccttctctggactctctctagcacctccatgtccttcttgcagtgaggggccACAAATTGAgcacagtactcaaggtgcggcctcaccagagccaagtacaggggacaatcacctccctagacctgctggccacgctgcttcttatacaaaccaggatgctgttggccttcttggccaccagagCACACTGCttacgccagtccaagccacgagcagccagtttcttgaggagaatgttgttgGAAAcgatgtcaaaagccttactgaattcaaggtagatcacatccacagcctttccctcatccactaagcgtgtcatttgccttatcccatccctgcacattcAAAACAGAAGCATGTGTGAGGGGCTGGGAAAAGGACCCTGGATCCATAGAAGCCATTCAGGAAACAAAAGTTATAGGTAGGAAGTGTGATTGTGTGGAGGTGCAGAGATGATGGGCACATTGTATATTATgctcctaaagacctttgtgtccttttccctcctgactacaatgccacttccttctcaggaaTGGAGTAGCCAACAAAGGTGAGACAGATGCTCTGAGATCAGGAAcgtcatcagaaagctgatcccagtaagatatggggaggtcaggagcagcctggacaagagagatgcgagattttggggtgggaagaagagcttggccagctGAAATTAATGATTTCGTAGAGCTAAGAGGGGTCATGTAATGTTGATGCTGcagtaacactgacttaaaacagtcatgtatggcccttaccttacttgaaccaataattttaatccctaaacctaaatgctactccaacacTCTGACAGGAATCCATTTCTCTAATGCTTGAACTCAAAGTATCACTTAGAGGAAAACTCAGGCCATAcccctttcccttacctttactctcttgctcacACTGATCCCTTCCCTTAATACCAGTATTAAAATGCTCTGATTAACCCTAGACTTCCTGgcagacctgaaaaaaaaaaaccaacaacaaaaaaacataaataacagAACTTACTTAAAAACAGACCTGATACCCACAGAAGAACACCAAAACTTCCCAGTAAAGTTTTGTTCactctctaacccagaaaggtgAGCCCTAGTTGCTTGGGAACCCTGCCAGTATAACTTTGCTGAAACTCTAACCCAGAAATTGAAAACCAAGTCCCCAGGGGactagagagaggtcagctctgcctcaggatctcctgccccagcaggaggaatgggactggggcagtgactgggaggtcacttctgtctctgcagctgatagggcagcagcaggaacgtgtcacgcaaagggactgtgaggtcccttgtgtctggaggtggcaggtcacccttggcttctccctgggatcggcactttggggctgacatctgccagtgtccctgctaggccagcagaaggcccctgcttggcatgctgactgtgggatcccctctgcctccatccccaggaggacccagacacaaagaaggcccgcacaggggttgtcctgtcccttctgcttgagtccaggactggacagcagggggcccaaggcttggctgtgtctagccaagaagctgcaaggccagcagcaggcccaaggcttggaagatgctgctgaggtgacttctgtctgcttggctgacaggccgcaaggagcctgatgggttgggatgcctgcttcaggagtggttgcCACTCTGATGGAGCTTTTCTTGGtggtaggaaagagcaggagagaaaaaactgccacaaagtgcaccttggaaggttggcactggccatgaagaggaagaagtgtCCCTCAAAGGGTCTTGCAGTGGTGACAGAGGTCACCGAAAGAGAGTCTATGATCAGACCcaggctttgtgtttcaaggaacagctgatgaGAGTTGACgagacatgggtgagatgatggaaagtcctggatgagagcaaggtgatggacagagatgggtgtttgcagacttcaaggaaatagggcaaagagtgggacagcataggaaagcctgcagaggagaaggcagagggtgctggcaggaatggaaggccccaacagccctgacgtttttgtccctttgcctagagcttctgaggagacgagatagagtcattgcaatggggcctcacaGCTTCCTTGATagcctgtgcaggggtggggaggtgtcctaatgaagttcttgtcgtggcatcacactggggcccattaatactccaagtcacttcaacttttcctcctgactttaccttctcaagcggttacatcattctcctctcagtacctgagcttcatagaccgagcaccaaaatacaccatggaactcattaaaatgcagaatgtccTTTGCAGACATATCTCTCCCatgattttcttcaagtcttcgAGACTTGTGtagctaattggagagctttcatggtgtagttaaggaggaagatttcaaagggcatctaaaagaaatctttcctcattttaaaggcagaattttgttgcatttcagtttagagcatcattttcctatagATACTGGTCTAGAGTTACTCCTTTGAAGCCCTGCTTAGGTAGgaagagcagggtttttccaatttaaaaacaaacaacaggaaaccatgctgcaattttcaaaaaaataaaaaagaaaagttcaagttcctcattttgtcGCCTCCAATGATGTTATCCTTCCCATAAGAATGACTGTACATGATATATTTTACACTgtttaataggaaatttaaaatcatagtgttaatattaatccatatcatGCTAATTCAATGAGAAacgatgagtttcttgctaaggaaactattagacagactgctgagagatgggcgagctAGAACTCACTGagactcaaagcagcaactgggttggtgagagcggtctgaatgatcaaagagtaaggggagggcaaagcaggagaaccatgggaagcGCATGGGGcaagacaggcagctggaaaggggatATTCAGCATGTTCTGTGTAATCAAGATGGGTTTTttgcctggaagatgagggagcacaccatgatagacaaagcgatgacaatgcaagtacaggtgaacacaaGTATTCCTTCCCCTGCGATTAATatagaaaatggaaattcacatttcttcatgatagaaattacaCTTCACGAGAGACATTTAAaggaagggattgaatcatttgagctgatgagtagttgcttttttagttaagtactaaaaaaattactgggtattcaggcagggctttgctgtctgaccataagcaaccagggaaaacctcctgtggccctGTTGCgtttgaggcacttccctgagctggcagatgtcagaaaagacctgcaggagaccggagccctttgggaaaatccggtggagccaggtggagttcccagggcacctccactgccagcagtggtctttctccctgtaactgcagcccagcccagcacaggaaaccccttcaaagacaaattCCATCTCCAGTGGGTTCCTGGGATTgacctagatttgaaatggccatGGGAAACCTGAGATACTTTCCCTTATTCCTACGAGACACTTGAACATGCATTTACCTTTCTGGGTCATCTTTACAAAATCAAGatgaaaaactcaagtatagcacgcttcaaatggctgaggcagaacgCATCAGCTTGTCCCACTTTCGAAATGGTCCCCGTCCAACtaggattttgaaaatgaaaaatgtgacatgacccgtcaggtcaatgcacagagtaagggaaagtcacacatattgtgctggagtgtcagaaggcaaaaagcactgcactgtgcctcagagtaatcaaggagacctaatccagttcatctgtgagataaagcagagtgaaggacgttgagttgtgtcctaacatgaagaaggatgtacatcactgctgaaggagctgtctttttgtgccatcaccaatgcaatTTACACAAGAACTACcgccgtgcaggtcgtggcaggctgcggtgaggggacgaatgccctgggcccccttcctgctctgcccaggccagcaagggccccgagcggcctcgtgtcccctgcccctgcagctcggggctcccttccccagccctggctctgcagcaccaagccctgctgggagccctcccctgcatgctgccaccgctccctgacgctgctgctgccctctgccgggcactgcccagcccagtcCAAATCCTGCCaacctctccccacccccctgccctcGCCTTGTCACCCACATTTGGCCCTTTCCGCTTGTTCACTGAAGGCCTCTGAGACCTCTGTGCTGTGGCCTCGCTGTGtgtcctggcattgcagagctccCATCAGCCCGTGCATCCTTTGGCTTAGCTTTACTGTGAAGACCCACTCGCTGCCCACCCAACACAAGGCACACGGCATCCCAGGAAAACCCTTAGGGTATCCTGGTGGCTCCAGATACCTCCCTGATACCGCCAGCCCCGTCGTGTTTCAAtcccaggaagctgcttcttGACCAGTCAGGGCCTCCAGGGGCACTGGGCATCCGCCAGTGATGACTCAGTCCAGCCCTGACTCCCTCACCCAGCACCCCGTGCCCTCATGCCCCTGTGTCCCGGTGGCACCCAAGCACAAGAGTGAGGCCTTGAGCCTGGCATTCCCTGAGCATCTTCTGCACTccagtttgggaagaagagccctgagcactgAGCAACTTCATTTTATTAACAAGATACCACAACAGAGGCCAGGTgtcatttaggaataaacacATTCAGAGAAAGCCTCTGGGTCACACAGAGGGTTGGTCATCTGGAAAAGgggaatgaaagcaaatatttatctgcaaacagaattttaaagaatacgTACCTAAAGGTCACAAATTGCCTGAGATTAACTTGAATAAAACTAGAAAAGGGAGATAGCCAATTTATTGCTAAGTAAATATTACCACtagaatcattttcttcagtgtgtctTTCAGGTCCTGGTTCCTCCTGCTGTAGATAAGAGGGTTCACTGCTCGAGGTACTGCCaagtacagaaatgaaaccaCCAGGTCCACGGAcggggaagagatggaggggagCTTCAGGTAGGAAAACATGGCAGTGGTGACAAACAGggagcacttttatttttatttttatttttatttttatttttttttatttttatttttttttatttttatttttatttttatttttatttttatttttattttatttttatttttatttttatttttatttttatttttatttatctttatctttatctttatcttatctttatctttatctttatctttatctttatctttatctttatctttatttattgtttttattgtttttattaatttcatatttttattttttatttttttaaattttattcttttttgttgttgtttgtttgttttgttatgagACTGACTTTACCTCAACTTATGAGTTCTTGTACTTCTTCTGTTTTCGATTCACGTGGTGGCAGTGAGCTAATGGCTCTGTGGTTTTTCCCTGCCTGCCAGGTGCAACCAACAGCAGATGAGTCCTTTCCGAGCCTTCAGTCCCTACAAGACCGTGCTGTGACCCTGATTTCAGCACACTGAACTAATGGAGAAACACAAAAGACAAATATCCTCTTTGttgttgtcctggttccagttaggacagagttaagtagctcatagtagctggtagggtgctatgttttgtattaggatgagaagagcgctgataacatgctgatgttttaattgttgcagagcagtgtttacaccaggccaaggacttttcggcttctcgctctgtcctgccagcgagcaggctgggggtgcagcaggagctgggaggggacagacccaggacagctgacccaaactggccacaggggtattccataccatctgacgtcatgctaaacaatatataggggtggctggccggggtggggggccggctgcttggggataggttgggcatcggtcagcgggtggtgagcaattgcattgtgcatcacttgttttctcacacattattattgttaatactattatcattatcactattattattattactgttattattatattccttatattccttatattcctgtcttaataaactgtctttatctcaactcaccggcttcactttcccgtttctctcccccatcccagagagggaggggggagggtgagcgaacggctgtgtggtgtttagctgccagccgggttaaaccacaacagttgtCTATTCCTTGGAAATGTTCTTGACCACAGTTTTTTAAGAAGACATCAGCCTTCAAGCAGTGCCCTGAGGAGATTCTTTCTGAGTACTGAAATGCTTCTCTGGAggccggctgtgccactgccgtgcccactgcctgtccctgcctgcagtcccagcacagccccacagcagcactggcaccaagctacaggagcagccgggcctgaccacaccagcagggctcagcaccagaggggggcagtggcaagagagcagctcggcatgtcccaagcgctggtgctccctggccgtgctgctgggatgggactcttttcctctgcagccctgcacgtggcactgcccctgcagagccaaAGCAGCTCTCAGAGGAAGGACGTCACAcaaggaaggcagtgcaggctcctttcttttatttaaattcgTAGACAGCCGGGCTCCTCATTTACAGAATCTCTGAGCTATACTAAACAAGACACATacagacagaaatagaaaagggaaaaataacgACGTTTTATTGGGCAACATGAGCCAAACTATAACTAAGAAAATCCTGTAACActaattaacaacaacaaccaaaaaaaaattacagaagattTATTGTTTCTGTAATAATTGACATAATGTGTTACATGCAACATGAGAGGGGCAACGCACTGATCATTACACACACCTAGTCATCAGTTTCACCAGGGCatgcttgagctcctggttcctcatgctgtagatgagggggttcacggctggaggcaccactgagtacagaactgccaccagcgggtccagggatggggaggagatgcaggggggcttcaggtaggcaaacacgGCAGTGCTGATagacagggagaccacggccaggtgagggaggcacgtggaaaaggctttgtgccggccctgctcagagggcatcctcagcacagccctgaagatctgcacataggacagcacaatgaaaacaaaacagccaaatgctaaacatGCACTAACCACCAGAAGTCTAACTTCCTTTAGGTAGTCTGaacctgagcaggagagcttgaggatctgggggatttcacagaagaactggtccacagcattgccttggcagagcggcagggaaaaggtagtggccgtgtgcaggacagcattgagaaagccactgccccaggcagctgctgccatctgggcacaagctctgctgcccacgaggctcccgtagtgcaggggcttgcagatggcaacgtagcggtcgtaggacatgatggtgagaagggaatattctgctgatataaagaaggaaaacaaaaagacctgtgcagcacacccttgataggagatggccgtggtgtcccagagggcattggccatggctttgggcagagtggtggagatgcagcccaggtcgaggagggcgaggttgaggaggaagaagtacatgggggtgtggaggcggtggtcgcaggctacggcggtgaggatgaggccgttgcccaggagggcagccaggtagatgcccaggaagagcccgaagtgcaggagctgcagctcccgcgtgtctgcgaatgccagcaggaggaactcgctcacagagctgatgttggccatttcctgactttggacacagctgtctgttggagaagagaaggcagaaaaatgttagAGCAGACTTCTCAGAGGAAAACCTGTTGCATTCTTACAGCAGCCCTAGCAACAGCCTCGCTCGttgcaggagaacctttctgcatCTCCCCTGCTTGAGCTGCAGCTCGTGCTGGCTGAGGGTggccctgggagcaggggctgctgtgggcttcagaggagtccttcctgctgtgcagcagaagggaagcaggaacatgggggaaactcaaCTCCATTTGACTTGTCGGTTCTTGAAAACAAGTCATCTGAAcgcagagctgagctgtagggattttgtttgctttattttatcccAGTAGGCCCTGTAATGCTTAGGATAGGTATTGGATGGTTCAATGCCCTCACATTTCCTGTACACTCCTGCTGATATTTTATGGGAGTGTCCATTAGTGAAGAGCACTTCTGTCCACCAgtcctgttctcagctgccTTGTGTCACCCCTTTCTGAGCTGCGCTATCATAAGATTGaggtgtttccctgagaagaaacaggagaattCTGCTGAGGAAGAAGGGCCACAGCAAGCCAGATGGAGCTTGGGAGCTTATCTTCTTtccatggctgcaggagctccggggcagctggcagagagcccGGCCTGGCCAGGCAGTGCAGGGTGTTCTGGGCTGACCGGGGGCACCTGGCTTCGGGCACTccgaggggcttctgccagacctcctcacctcgcagtgccatccagcaggactcccaaagcctactgcattgcccactgccctcccagaaacaagacccagcaggagacccttccaggacgtgcagctgcatggccctgcagccagagacgtaccttgtcaagggctgtgcagatttctcctgcaggcagctctcagcatcctcccactgccaactgcctccaagccctctctccttctctcctgtccccgtgccagctgcggtcagagcccccagccctgctgcgctgtgcacaggagctgctcctgggcacagctgtctctctgcaccagggccctcttgccacgagctctctctgtcccaggagcccggcccagctcagcaccagacgcccagcccaaggcattggaatcctccctcggggggctttggtgaggagcccacgaacctcaggcactgagagacaactgaagacatctctcaacaagtccaagtcagaggcaagtttcctgcagtgt encodes the following:
- the LOC136787698 gene encoding olfactory receptor 14C36-like; protein product: MANISSVSEFLLLAFADTRELQLLHFGLFLGIYLAALLGNGLILTAVACDHRLHTPMYFFLLNLALLDLGCISTTLPKAMANALWDTTAISYQGCAAQVFLFSFFISAEYSLLTIMSYDRYVAICKPLHYGSLVGSRACAQMAAAAWGSGFLNAVLHTATTFSLPLCQGNAVDQFFCEIPQILKLSCSGSDYLKEVRLLVVSACLAFGCFVFIVLSYVQIFRAVLRMPSEQGRHKAFSTCLPHLAVVSLSISTAVFAYLKPPCISSPSLDPLVAVLYSVVPPAVNPLIYSMRNQELKHALVKLMTRCV